GGTGCACTGACCGAGGGCAAGTTCGCACCCAAGCTCACGGGTGTGGCTGCAACGCACGTGTACGAGGCCATGGTGACTGGTCCTCAGAACATGCCGGTGTTCAGCGATACGAACATCTCCCCGCAGGAGAAGTCCGACATCATCTCGTACCTCAAGTACATCGAAGAGAAGCCCGCAGTGGGCGGCTTGACCCTCGGGTCGATCGGCCCGGTCGCAGAGGGCCTGTTCATCTGGATCATCGGTCTCGGCGCGGTTGTCGCCCTCACCGTGTGGGTCACCGCGAAGTCGAACTAACGACGACGCACCGAGCAGTTATTGAATCAGGAGTCAAGGAGCAACATGGCAGAGGAAGCGAAGAACAACGGTGAGAACGCCGTTGTCGCAACCCATGGCCACAGCGCGGACGGTGCTGCAGTAGGAACTGCGGTCATCTCACCCGATGCAGTGCAGAATCCGGGTCTTCCCCCGCACCGGAAGCGTGTCACGGACCTCGATCCGAAGAAGGAGAAGAGCGCCGAGCGCGTCGTCTACACCCTCTTCTACATCTCGATCGCCGGCAGCCTCGGCGCCGTGCTCGCCTACATGTTCTTCCCGATCGAAACGGGCGAACTCCTGGCGATCCGCCTGCACACGATGTTCGTCGGCCTCGGCATGGCGCTCGCGCTGCTCGCCGTCGGCATCGGCGCCGTCCACTGGGGCAAGGCCATCATGGCCGACCACGAGTCGATCGATTACCGCCACCCGGTGCCGAGCGACGCCGAGACCCGCGAGGCCGCAGCCGAGGTGTTCGCCGTCTCCGACAAGGAGTCCGGGTTCTCCCGTCGCTCGCTCGTGCGCAACAGCCTCATCGGTGCGCTCATCGCGTTCCCGCTTCCCGGTATCACCCTGCTCCGCGGTCTCGCTCCGCAGGATCGCGATCCCGTGCAGCAGCTGAAGCACACCATGTGGGACAAGGGCATCCGCCTGGCCCGCGACCCCTCGGGTGTCGCCATCAAGGCCTCCGATGTCACCATCGGATCCGCGTTCCACGTGATCCCCGCGAACCTCACGCACGAGGAGTTCGCCAAGCTCACGCTCGACGAGCGCGGTGGCAGCGACAACTTCCTGGATGCCAAGGCCAAGGCCATCGTGCTGCTCATGCGTCTCGACCAGTCGGAACTCAAGGAGCTGCCGGACCGCAAGAACTGGTCGTACGACGGCATCGTCGCCTACTCGAAGGTCTGCACGCACGTTGGCTGCCCCGTGGCGCTCTACGAGCAGCACACGCACCACCTGCTGTGCCCCTGCCACCAGTCGCAGTTCGACGTCTCCGAGCACGCGAAGGTGATCTTCGGGCCGGCCAAGCGGCCGCTTCCGCAGCTTCCCATCACCGTCGACGACGAGGGCTACCTCGTCGCGCAGAGTGATTTCCATGAACCCGTTGGCCCGAGCTTCTGGGAGCGTCTCAAGTGAGCAGCACCGTAACCGAAACCCCGGCGCAGCAGAGCGGCTCAAGCCGCTTCACTGCCGCGGCGTCGAACTACATCGACGAGCGCACCAAGATCGGTGTCGCCGTCAAGGAGTTCGGTCGTAAGGTCTTCCCGGATCACTGGTCCTTCC
Above is a genomic segment from Leucobacter rhizosphaerae containing:
- the qcrA gene encoding cytochrome bc1 complex Rieske iron-sulfur subunit, with the translated sequence MAEEAKNNGENAVVATHGHSADGAAVGTAVISPDAVQNPGLPPHRKRVTDLDPKKEKSAERVVYTLFYISIAGSLGAVLAYMFFPIETGELLAIRLHTMFVGLGMALALLAVGIGAVHWGKAIMADHESIDYRHPVPSDAETREAAAEVFAVSDKESGFSRRSLVRNSLIGALIAFPLPGITLLRGLAPQDRDPVQQLKHTMWDKGIRLARDPSGVAIKASDVTIGSAFHVIPANLTHEEFAKLTLDERGGSDNFLDAKAKAIVLLMRLDQSELKELPDRKNWSYDGIVAYSKVCTHVGCPVALYEQHTHHLLCPCHQSQFDVSEHAKVIFGPAKRPLPQLPITVDDEGYLVAQSDFHEPVGPSFWERLK